The following nucleotide sequence is from Solanum dulcamara chromosome 7, daSolDulc1.2, whole genome shotgun sequence.
CCCTTCAATCTTCATGAATATACAGGTGCCCAAGAAAATTTATAAGAGGGAGAAAACTCACATGAAAATGGAACAATCACATCCCCTTGACAATCAAACTACCAGGGAGTAATATGTGAATCGATAATAGAAATAACACTGCAAGCAAAAACTCAAAGGAATTCATAACTCAAAATGACATACTATTATATTGGTAGATGATCAACTACAAGTAGTTCCTACACTTCCACATGGAGGGAGAATTGTTAGGAAATTACAGCAGAAAACAGAAACTAGTGAGATTTAATAGCATAATAGCTACTATCCTTGAGAAGCATAGTGAAGAATTCTAGAGATATCAAGCCTAAAATCCCCATTAGCAAACACCTACAATAGAAGAGGTAAATTACTACTGTGAAATTTGAGGCATCAGTACTTACATCCAATTTACCCAAGACTCTTAGGGCTTGCGGCCTCTAACTGATCTGTTGAAACGCATAAATTTCTTCTTGCCTTGAAAGTAGAACTCCACACCATCAGAACTAACTATAAGTTTCTCAAGGGTCCCTAGCCATTCGCCTCCTAATACCATGTCACAGTTTGACGACAATGGAAGTAGATACAATTTCAAATTAAACACAGTGCCTTGCATTGACAATTGAAAGTTGTTGCATGCTCTGGAGGTCACCATTTTCCCAAAAGCTGAGCGAACAGTTCGAGGCTTGATTGGAAATGTCTCACAACCTAGCTTATCTGCTAAggattcattaataaaattgtGCGAAGTCCCTCCTGCACCCATTAGCACAGCCAAGGGTCGCTTTCCATGATACCCAGTCACGCAGGAACCACCGTCGTATGGCGTAGAATATTCTACTACAGCGTCCAGTGATATCGCCATGTCTATTTCTTTTTCCTCTGTAGTCACAAGATCTACAATCGGTACGTCAACATCATCATCTTCGATCAGCGAAACATCATGTTTTTTGTTGCTGCATTTGCGGCCACTAGTAGATTTTTCATCACAAAATAAACAGAGACCTTTGGCTCGCTTCTCATTAGGTCCAGTAGCGGTTAGGGCTTTTCCAGGCCCCTTCATTTTCTCCTCCTTAACGAAGAAGAAATCAGTAACAATAGAACAAAGATTTAAAATCATTACAACAGAAAAATCAAGTCTAGAGAAGTGTAACCAACTGTACCTGAAGCATAGATGAGCTTCCATGACCGTCAGAGGAAGCATTCATGGCAGATTCAACCCCTTTTCCGGCTTTATCTTGAACCTTAGAAGATTCAATGCATGCTTTCAACTCTAAAATTGCTTGATCAAACTTGTCCTGCCTGGCATTCAATTCTTCAAACAGCCTCTCGACTAGAGCACGCATTTCCCTCATCTCTGTTGCAGTATTTGTGGTTTGCTTGTTTCCTTTAACCATCTCGACGAAGAAGAAATACAGAGGGGTAGGATTTTCCGATCGAGTCTATTTATAGTACTACTCTCTCTCCAGTGTCAACCGCTTTCTCGTGtcctttttctttcaaaattaatgaaaatgcCCCTGCAACTAAAATAATTACCCGATAATATGCATATTAGTAAAAATTACTACTATTAAGTACTACAAGTTATATCTATTTAGAGAAAATGCTTACAAAATGTTCCTCAAATGTGTATCAGTATAACGTACAAATGTGTTTTCTAACTTCTTTCTTTTTGGAAATTCCTCCCAGCAATTATTCTTCGAGTAAgcattaaataaatttatttttatgctGTAAATTGCATTTAATAAGTAATGTGCGATAAGCTTGATTGAGAAAAGAATCAACTGAGGGATATTACATATCACATTTTTATTGAATACCACACTTACTGCATAAAACTTAATcgattaaaaaaagaataaagcgTGATTTGATTTTCAATCTCCCGTTGTGACACCAACTCAACTATCCTTTGAACTTCGCGTAACTTTTTGATAGATAGATCAAAAAGGTTCCCTCTTTCTTTAGTTGTTATGCATAAAGTGGTATTAGAATTAGTTCATAAAATTGATCTTTCAATGCGTAGTTAATTTTACCAAGTGTGTAATTTTTTCGACACTGGATTACAATTGTATTCTAATTATTTACTTTCTTCACATGGTCAGGTTGAATTGAgctttttaattaaatttttatttattagatttttctaaaaagagtaaaaaatgAGTTACTCACggaaaaatcaatatttttaggTTGCATGAATTTTGTTTCAGAAATGATGATTAAATGActtttaagaaagaaaagtgATGATTAAATGacttttaaaggaaaaaaaatgatagtTACGTGATTATATATAGATTTTACCCAATATTTAAGAATAACATGATGGGTTAGaagaataattaaatattacacTAGCGCGGGAACATATTGCTTAATAGCTGTCAAGCTTTGATACGTTGTAGAATGAATTTAAGGACATGAAACTTCTTCTTTCAGCAGACTTAAGCCGTGTTGTTTATCAacgatataaaattttattttgtttgttctTTCCGGTGtacccaaaagaagaaaagaaagaagagtgAACTAGAAAATGATAAAACATCACAAATTAGAAACGCCAACAAGTAGAGCATTTGAATAATCAAGAGCCTTTTAGCAAAACGCTACAAATAATGGATAGTTTGATCCACTTAATTTGAATTAGGGAAATAGTTTTTGTGTTCTTCAATTGTTTTTGGATTTTCTAATTATTAGATTATCAAGTTATTATCATTCGACAAAAGTGAGTAATAGAGTACATTCAAGGAGCACCCatgcattttaatattttagtgTCAATTAATATTCACATGGAGTATTTTAAAATGGAGAaacacaaaaaaggaaaaagaaattgagaaaatacaaaaaataagaaaagaatttcttaaaataACTACTAACCTGCAGTACCCCATTTTCTATCCCCACGTCCCACACTCACTTGTCACACACAATTTTTACTCTTCCACATTCTCACATCTTCCAATTGATCAGCTCTCATTTGATCATAGTTTTTGAAGTTGTGATTCTaaaatttaaagttatgtttagatatcttatttacttcttcttttttttttggatgaagATTTGGAGTAAAATATCAGAAGTCTCAATCCCAAAAACAAGTCTGAGCCACTTTTTGTGGATTTCAAgatcaaatatttatttgaagataaaatttttaaaatatcccCCACAAACTCCAAGGCTCAACACTAGTATATGACCTTCACAAGTGCAGTATGAATTGCCTTCCAATGCTTCCATGTCTCATTAGTCTAAGTTGGTGACAAGAGTCTTCCACCAGAGATTTAAATGTGAATCGAGTTTTgaaaatctaaaataaattttaatcaaACAACAAACAATATAATTGCAAGAACTCAGGAAAAACTCAATAGACTTCATAAATTGCAAAAAGGTAGACAATCAACTGAGGATGACTACAAGTAGTTCCTCTACATAAACATAGAATTGCAGAAAACAGAAACTAATGAGGCTTTAATAGCATTATAATCCACACACTACTATCCTATTGAAACATAATGGGAGGTTTTAGGAAGAGATCAACTCTTTTAGGGAAAACATATAAAGTAAAACTCAGCGGTTGCTTCATTCATCATCAACTGATTCGTTGAAACGCAGAGAGCGTTTCTTACCTCCCAAGTAAAACACCACACCGTCATGTTCAACGGTAAAATTACATCCACTGATTTCCTAATACCATCTCACAATTTGAGGACAATGGAAGTAGATACAACTTCACACTTAACAGAATGCCTTGCACAGACAATTGGAAGTTGTTACCATTTCCCCAAAAGCAGAGTTAACAGTTCGAGGCTTGATTGGATATGACTTATGAGTCACAGCCTAACTTATCTGCTAAggattcatcaataaaattgtGAGTAGTCCCTCCTATagcgattaggatcttcaaggGTCGCTTCTCATGGTATCCGGTCACACAGCAATCACCATTGTATGGCTCAGAATATTCTACTACAGGTTCCATTGTGATCCacatttcttctttttcttcatcttCCGCCTAATTaggaaaattaaaatatgaatagaGCCAAAATTCCAAATCAAATCTTTTGGAGAAAACGAAAATTCTATACCTGGAAAGTTGAAGATTTTCCACAGCCGGCTAATGGAGAAAACAAAAAATCTGAGTTTTCTTTAACCGTCtcgatgaggaagaagaagagtgagTAATAGGGTTTTTCGTTGCGTATTTATAGAGGTAATACTACCAGTCAAGTCCACCGCATTCACCCCTGGCCTTGTTCTTGCAAAATTACCGAAAAGCCCCTACAAACGCAATTAAAATGCACAATAGAGTGTACTCTAGTCCATTTACCTTTCtaccatataataatatgataaacaGGTATTAAGAGAATTAATTATAAGGATTCCTAAAATTTAtaatgagaaagaaaatattttttacaaacTAAGggtcaaaaaatatatatggtaaaGAGGTATTAGGAAAGTTAATAattaaagaattttaaaaatatatggtaaaagaaaaatatatggtGAGATGTATTAGGAAAGTTAATAATTAAATAGTCTTAAAATAtatggtatattttaaaaattaaagagtcaaaaaaaaagaaaaagataagagGTATCAAGAAAGTTAATAATTAAAGAATCTTAAAAATATAtggtaaaagaaaaatatatggtGAGGTGTATTaggaaaattaataattaaatagtcccaaaatatatggtaagcgagaaatatatttttaaaattaaggagtcaaaaaaagaaagaagataagAGGTATCAAGAAAGTTAATAATTAAAGAATCTTAAAAATATAtggcaaaagaaaaaaatatatggtGAGACATATTAGGAAAATTAATAATTGAttagtcctaaaatatatagtaaaagagaatatattttaaaaattaataaattctaaaatatatagtaaaatcaaaatatatggtAAGAATTTTAAGTCTTAATTTATCTCATCaacatatatgtatttttttatattgttaaGTTATTTATTATTAGACAATTAAATTCGAATAAAATAGCGAGTTAATAAAGAAATTATTGAGACTCAAAAACAATGTTAGTGTACCATAGTAGTGGTAGTACTTCATCATAGTAGTAACCAAGATCGTCTTGGTGTACATTCTTGGAAAAGTTTCATGATGAAATTCTTGAAGATTTT
It contains:
- the LOC129895994 gene encoding uncharacterized protein LOC129895994, with protein sequence MVKGNKQTTNTATEMREMRALVERLFEELNARQDKFDQAILELKACIESSKVQDKAGKGVESAMNASSDGHGSSSMLQEEKMKGPGKALTATGPNEKRAKGLCLFCDEKSTSGRKCSNKKHDVSLIEDDDVDVPIVDLVTTEEKEIDMAISLDAVVEYSTPYDGGSCVTGYHGKRPLAVLMGAGGTSHNFINESLADKLGCETFPIKPRTVRSAFGKMVTSRACNNFQLSMQGTVFNLKLYLLPLSSNCDMVLGGEWLGTLEKLIVSSDGVEFYFQGKKKFMRFNRSVRGRKP